The following is a genomic window from Adhaeribacter radiodurans.
AGGTAACATCTCCCAACGTACGGGCAGGTCTTTAAATATAGACCCAACCAATGGCCATATTCTGAATGACAACGACGCTCTGAAATTCTGGAGCCGCGAATATCAAAAAGGCTGGGAACCCAAAGTTTAAATTTAAAAAATTTAAAAAACCATTAGTGCAATAGGGTTTAAAGGTAAATAAGCTTTTAAACCCGATGCTTTAAACTTCTGGTAACAAGTAATTGATAATTTAATTATTGATTGCCCACTCGCATCTGTAAGGAAAATCAATAAAATTTAATGCGTTAGTAATCAAAAAATATAGGTATGAGTAATACGATAACAAAAAAGAAAGAAAGTAATTCAGTTGGGGTAAGTTCCTTATCAAAGCGCAATACCACTATTTCAATTTTGATTATTGGGTTGCTGTTTTTTATTTTTGGATTTGTCTCCTGGGTAAATGCAATTCTGATTCCCTATTTTAAGATTGCTTGTGAGCTGACAAACTTCCAGTCTTACTTAGTAACGTTCGCCTTTTATATTTCCTATTTTGTCATGTCGGTACCAGCGTCTTTTTTGCTCAAACGGATGGGTTTTAAAAAAGGCATGATGGTCGGCTTCTGGACCATGGCTACCGGGGCCTTTATATTTATACCAGCCGCATCTACCCGCACGTACGAAGTATTCTTATTGGGTTTATTTACCTTGGGAGCAGGTTTAGCTATCCTGCAAACGGCGGCAAACCCGTATATTACCATTCTCGGTCCAAAGGAGCGCGCTGCCCAGCGCATCAGTATTATGGGTATTTGTAATAAGGCGGCTGGCATTTTAGCACCCATTATTTTTGCCGCTGTTATTTTAAAAGCTACCGATACAGACCTTTTTGCTCAGTTAGGTACAATGAGTGAAAGTCAGAAAGATGCTGCTTTAGATGAGTTAATTAGCCGGGTAATTCTTCCGTACAGCGTATTAGGCTGTGTGTTACTGGCATTGGGTTTAATGGTGCGTTTTTCGCCGTTGCCCGAAATTAATACGGAAGAAGAAACGGCCGAGGTAGCTACCGCCAACTCCGGCAAGACCAGTATTTTTCAGTTTCCGCACTTAATACTTGGGGCAATCAGCATCTTTTTGCACGTAGGCACTCAGGTTATCGCCATAGATACCATCATCGGATATGCCGGCACTATGAATATCCCGTTAATGGAAGCAAAGGTATTCCCGTCTTATACCTTGTTTGCCACCATTTGCGGGTACATTCTGGGCATTATTTGTATACCGCGGTTTATCAGCCAGGTAAATGCTTTCCGGGTTTGCACCTTGCTGGGTACCATTTTTACGCTGCTCGTTATTTTCGCAAAAGGGCAGGTTTCTTTTCTGGGGCACCAGGCAGATATTTCTATCTGGTTTATGGTTTTGCTGGGATTGGCAAACTCGCTGGTATGGGCGGGCATCTGGCCCTTGGCCCTGGATGGTTTAGGCAAGTTTACCAAACTGGGAGCTTCCATCATGATTATGGGCTTATGCGGGAACGCGATTATGCCGCTTTTCTACGGTTACTTCGCCGATCTTTTAAATGAACGCGCCGCTTACTGGGTGCTATTCCCATGCTACCTCTATCTGGTATTTTATGCGATGTACGGGCATAAAATCAGACGCTGGAGTATTTAGCAAAATTCTAATTTTCTGATAGGGAAAACGGGGTAGTGATAGAAGCAAAAATTTTAAAAAAGAGGTGAGACGAACTTTAAATATATACAGGATACAGTGTTTTTTAAAAAACATTATTCCGCTTCTAATAATAATGTTTCTGGCTTCTGAGCTGAATGGGCAGACCTTAAAAAAGGCTGAAAGACAGGCTATTTGGGAGCAGATAGCGCCTTATTTTTCGCCACCTGATCTTTATAAAAATGATTTTGGGAGTTACCGTTCTCCATTAAGTTTTTATGATGGTAGCCAAGTAAAAACCAAGCAGGATTGGACTAAACGCCGACAAGAAATTTTAAAAAAATGGCACGGATTAATGGGGGAATGGCCGGCCTTCATTGAAAACCAGAAAATGGAAATACTGGAAACAACCCGCAAGGAAGGCTATACCCAGCACCGCATTCGCTTCAACTGGACCCCCACCGAAAAAACAACGGGCTACCTGTCAGTGCCCGATGGCAAAGGAAAAAAGCCGGCCGTAATTACCGTCTTTTATGAACCGGAAACTGCTATTGGTGTTGGAGGTGCGCCTTTTCGGGACTTTGCCTTACAACTAACCAAAAGAGGCTTTGTAACGCTTTCTATAGGTACTACGGATGCTACCAAAGCTCAAACGTATTCCATTTATTATCCTTCTGTTGAAAATGCAACCGTTCAGCCACTTTCGATGCTGGGCTATGCGGCGGCCAATGCCTGGTATGTAGTAGCCGGGCTACCCGAAGTAGATGCAAAGCGCATTGGTATTATGGGGCATTCATTTGGGGGTAAGTGGGCCATGTTTGCTTCCTGCCTGTTCGACAAATTTGCCTGTGCCGTCTGGTCTGATCCAGGAATCGTGTTTGATGAAAAAAGGGAAAATGTTAATTATTGGGAACCCTGGTATTTAGGTTACCATCCTAAACCTTGGAGGAAAAGTGGGATTGTTTCGGTAGAAAATCCGGCCAAAGGTTTGTACCCTCAACTGGTTAAGGAAGGATTTGATTTACACGAACTGCATGCCTTAATGGCTCCGCGCCCATTCCTGGTGTCGGGTGGGTCCGAAGACCCTGTGGATCGGTGGGTACCTTTAAATCATACCATCATGGTTAATAAATTACTGGGTCAAGATAACCGGGTAGCGATGACTAACCGGCCGGCGCACTCGCCTAATGCCGATTCTAACGAAAAGGCCTACTTATTTCTCGAATATTTCCTGAAGTAAATCGATTTAATAATGTCTTTTTACGGGCTTATTATGCTTACTAATTTATATTTATGCTTTATTTAAAAAACAGGCAAATAATACAGTTTTTATCATTTTTCATTTTCCTGTTGATTTTTTCCTGTTCCACAATAACTACTGGCCCGGGTTCAGTCTATTCCAAATTATCAGTCATAAAAACACCCATTGAGCAGCAATTTATGCTGGATTCCACCAAGGTAGGGGTAAGTACAATTATCGATAATTTAAATGTGCCCTGGGAAATAACCTGGGGCCCCGATAACTGGATTTGGTATACCGAGCAAAGTGGCAGCGTTAGCAAAGTAAACCCGGTTACCGGCGAAAAAAAATTACTATTAGCTATTCCGGAGGTATACCGCTACCGCACGCTGGGCTTGTTGTGTATGGCCCTGCATCCAAATTTTAAAAAACAGCCTTTTGTTTTCTTAAATTACACTTATAAGCATAATACAAAATTAATGTCGAGGTGGGTGCGATATACTTATAGCAACGATATACTAACCACCCCTTTAGTTTTATTGGAAGTACCCGCCGATGTGGGGCATAATGGTTCGCGCATTGCTTTTGCCCCCGATGGCAAATTAATGCTGGCTACCGGCGATGCCGATGTGAACAACAATGAGCAGAATGGAGGTAACGCCCAGAAGGATAATATTGTAAGCGGTAAAATATTACGTATTAACATAGATGGATCCGTGCCCCAAGACAACCCAATGCCGGGCAGTCCGGTTTGGGCGAAAGGCTTCCGGGTTCCCCAGGGTTTGGTATATGCGGCTAACGGAAATTTATACACCGCCGAGCACGGCGATGCCACCGATGATGAAATAAACCTGATTACGAAAAACGGTAATTATGGCTACCCGAACGTGGCGGGTAAATGCAACCTCCCTCACGAAAAAACTTTTTGTGACCAGCACGCCGTAATTGACCCTCTATTCGCCTGGACACCTACTATCGCCCCGGCGGGTATTGATTATTACAACGCTACCGCTATTCCGGAGTGGCAGAATTCTATATTGCTTACTACGCTTAAAGAAACCGATTTTCGGGTATTAAAACTGAATAAAGCCGGCAACGCCATCGTTTCAGAACAAATTTACCTGGATAAAGCATTTGGGCGGTTGCGCGATGTATGCGTAGCCCCTAAAGGCGATATTTACATCTCTACCAGCAACCGGGACTGGAACCCAGCCAAAGGCTTCCCGCAGGAAAATGATGACAGGATTATTCGTTTATTTAAAATAAAAGAAAACGATACGTATGCATCAAATTTTAAAGATATAGCATCAACCGAAACTAAACCAAGTGAAATATTACCCAATGCCGGTGCTGTTGTTTATAACAAATATTGTGTTTCCTGCCACAAAGAAGATGGCAATGGGGTTGCCGGAACCTTCCCGCCTTTAACGGAAGCAGAGCAGGTTACGGGAGATAAAAAGAAATTGATTGCTATTTTATTGCAAGGTTTAGCCGGTCCGATAATGGTTAAAGGCAAAGAATATAACCAGCAGATGCCGGCTTTCCATTTCTTAAGCGATCCCGAGATTGCCGATGTACTTACCTACGTCCGGGCTGAATTTGGAAAAGGAGCCAGTCCCATCTCTAAAGAAGAGGTAGAAAAAGCTAGGTTGGGGAAAGCAGAATAGAAGAATCAACGAAAATTTTTAAAATTTTAAAATTCCCGGATTCATTGATATTACTGAAGAGCTACGAATTTATAATCTGATAAATAAATGGATAATAGAGTTACGCAGGAACCAGTTACGGTTTCACCACAAACAGGAGCTGGTGGATTTTTTACCTACTTTAAAAAGGTCTTATTATCCTTAGGACCGGGCATCATAACGGCGGCTTTGGTATTTGGACCAAGTAAAATGACCATTACCTCCAAATTGGGGGCGGTTTATGGTTATTCGTTGCTTTGGATAATTGCCGTTGCAATATTTTTTATGACTGTTTTTACAGTTATGGGCGCCCGCATTGGTGTTGCGGCTAAGCAATCCTTACTGGCTACTATCCGGTTAAAATGGGGAAAAGCAGCGGCTATTATTATTGGTTTCGGGATATTTTTAGTGGCCACCTCTTTCCAGGCCGGAAACTCCATAGGGGTAGGAATTGCTATTGCGGAAGCAAATGGTACTTCACCGGTTATTTGGGTTATTGTTTTTAATGTTATCGGCATTGCCCTATTATTTTTCCAGGCATTTTACAAAGTATTAGAAAAGCTGATGATCTTCCTGGTAGGATTGATGCTCTTTTCCTTTATCACCACCTTGTTTTTAGCTGATCCGGACTGGAGTGCGGTAGCTGCCGGTTTTGTGCCATCCATTCCGGAAGGCTCATTGGGTTTAGTGATAGCCTTTACGGCTTCCGCTTTTTCCATTGTAGGCGCTTTATACCAATCGTACCTGGTGCAGGAGCGCATCAAGCAAAATCCGGAGATTAGAGAAACCAGCCGCAACAGTATAACCGGCATATTCATTCTCGGCCTCATGAGTGCTATTGTGCTTATTTGTGCTGCAGCGGTTTTAAACCCGCAAGGCATTAAAGTTACCAGTGCCTCCGATATGGCAAAAGCGCTGGAGCCTCTCTTTGGAAGTTATGCTTCTACTTTGTTTTTAACCGGCTTATTTGGGGCTGCCTTCTCTTCATTAGTAGGAAATGCGTCTTTAGGAGGTACTTTATTGGGCGATGCCTTGGGTTATGGAAGCCAGTTAACTTCCAAAATGGTGCGCTTCTTAATTGCTTTAGTTATGATTATTGGAGCCTGCATCGCCATTGCTTTCGGTAAATTACCTTTGGAATTAATTGTATTTGCCCAGAGCGTTACCATTTTTTTAGTGCCTTTTATTGGGTTAGCCATGTATGTTATCGGGAATGATGCTAGAATTATGGGTTCCCATGTAAACTCAACTCCAGTTAAAATAATGGGTGCTTTTGGCTTGCTGATTTTATTTGTTCTGGCTGCAAGTAATGTAAATGAGTTATTTTTAAAATAATTGATAGAGTAGTTTATATGAGTGAATTAGAACTATTAGAGCGGGAATTATTAAAACCTTCAGAGGCTTTAATTTCCGATTTATATGACATAGAAGGCGATATTATATTGCTGGGGGTAGGTGGAAAAATGGGGCCGAGTATGGCCCGTTTAGCCAAGCAAGCCGTTGACCAGGCCGGATTAAAAAAGCGTATTATTGGTGTTTCCCGCTTTTCTGATCCGGAAACCCAGGCCGAATTAGAAGCAAATGGTATTGAAACAGTTGCGGCTGATTTATTAAACGAAAATCATTTAGCCGCCTTACCAGATGCGGCCAATGTGATATACTTGGCAGGTACTAAATTTGGTACTACGGGTAAAGAAGCTTTTACCTGGGCCATGAATGCGTATTTGCCGGGTCGCGTTGCCGAACGGTATAAAAACTCCCGGATAGTAGCATTCTCTACGGGTAATGTATATCCGTTTGGATCGGTAACTTCTGGTGGGCCATCCGAAGACCAGGCAGCGGCACCGGTGGGAGAGTATGGTCAATCGTGTTTAGGCCGGGAACGTATTTTTCAATACTTCTCCGATAAATATCAGATTCCGACCTTAATCTATCGCTTAAATTATGCCGTTGATTTTAAATATGGCGTGTTGCTCGAAATAGCTAAATCAGTGAACGAAGGCCGGCCAATAGATTTGTCCACAGGAAATGTAAATGTTATTTGGCAGGGAGATGCCAATGAAATTGCTATCCGGGCTTTAAAACACTGCGACGTACCTGCTAAAATATTAAATGTTACCGGGCCCGAGACTGTTTCGGTGAAGTGGCTGGCTGACCAATTTGGTTTATTATTAGGCAAAGAGCCGAAATTTACTGGGGAAGTGCAGCAAACGGCTTTGTTAAGTAACGCTTCGGAAGCGCATCGCTTATTTGGTTACCCCAGAGTAACTTTACGGCAGATAATGGATATTACGGTTACCTGGTTACAGGGCGGCGGTAAAATATC
Proteins encoded in this region:
- a CDS encoding NAD-dependent epimerase/dehydratase family protein, whose product is MSELELLERELLKPSEALISDLYDIEGDIILLGVGGKMGPSMARLAKQAVDQAGLKKRIIGVSRFSDPETQAELEANGIETVAADLLNENHLAALPDAANVIYLAGTKFGTTGKEAFTWAMNAYLPGRVAERYKNSRIVAFSTGNVYPFGSVTSGGPSEDQAAAPVGEYGQSCLGRERIFQYFSDKYQIPTLIYRLNYAVDFKYGVLLEIAKSVNEGRPIDLSTGNVNVIWQGDANEIAIRALKHCDVPAKILNVTGPETVSVKWLADQFGLLLGKEPKFTGEVQQTALLSNASEAHRLFGYPRVTLRQIMDITVTWLQGGGKISNKPTHFQERNGKF
- a CDS encoding Nramp family divalent metal transporter gives rise to the protein MDNRVTQEPVTVSPQTGAGGFFTYFKKVLLSLGPGIITAALVFGPSKMTITSKLGAVYGYSLLWIIAVAIFFMTVFTVMGARIGVAAKQSLLATIRLKWGKAAAIIIGFGIFLVATSFQAGNSIGVGIAIAEANGTSPVIWVIVFNVIGIALLFFQAFYKVLEKLMIFLVGLMLFSFITTLFLADPDWSAVAAGFVPSIPEGSLGLVIAFTASAFSIVGALYQSYLVQERIKQNPEIRETSRNSITGIFILGLMSAIVLICAAAVLNPQGIKVTSASDMAKALEPLFGSYASTLFLTGLFGAAFSSLVGNASLGGTLLGDALGYGSQLTSKMVRFLIALVMIIGACIAIAFGKLPLELIVFAQSVTIFLVPFIGLAMYVIGNDARIMGSHVNSTPVKIMGAFGLLILFVLAASNVNELFLK
- a CDS encoding acyl-CoA thioester hydrolase/BAAT C-terminal domain-containing protein, with the translated sequence MFLASELNGQTLKKAERQAIWEQIAPYFSPPDLYKNDFGSYRSPLSFYDGSQVKTKQDWTKRRQEILKKWHGLMGEWPAFIENQKMEILETTRKEGYTQHRIRFNWTPTEKTTGYLSVPDGKGKKPAVITVFYEPETAIGVGGAPFRDFALQLTKRGFVTLSIGTTDATKAQTYSIYYPSVENATVQPLSMLGYAAANAWYVVAGLPEVDAKRIGIMGHSFGGKWAMFASCLFDKFACAVWSDPGIVFDEKRENVNYWEPWYLGYHPKPWRKSGIVSVENPAKGLYPQLVKEGFDLHELHALMAPRPFLVSGGSEDPVDRWVPLNHTIMVNKLLGQDNRVAMTNRPAHSPNADSNEKAYLFLEYFLK
- a CDS encoding PQQ-dependent sugar dehydrogenase, translating into MLDSTKVGVSTIIDNLNVPWEITWGPDNWIWYTEQSGSVSKVNPVTGEKKLLLAIPEVYRYRTLGLLCMALHPNFKKQPFVFLNYTYKHNTKLMSRWVRYTYSNDILTTPLVLLEVPADVGHNGSRIAFAPDGKLMLATGDADVNNNEQNGGNAQKDNIVSGKILRINIDGSVPQDNPMPGSPVWAKGFRVPQGLVYAANGNLYTAEHGDATDDEINLITKNGNYGYPNVAGKCNLPHEKTFCDQHAVIDPLFAWTPTIAPAGIDYYNATAIPEWQNSILLTTLKETDFRVLKLNKAGNAIVSEQIYLDKAFGRLRDVCVAPKGDIYISTSNRDWNPAKGFPQENDDRIIRLFKIKENDTYASNFKDIASTETKPSEILPNAGAVVYNKYCVSCHKEDGNGVAGTFPPLTEAEQVTGDKKKLIAILLQGLAGPIMVKGKEYNQQMPAFHFLSDPEIADVLTYVRAEFGKGASPISKEEVEKARLGKAE
- a CDS encoding sugar MFS transporter, whose translation is MSNTITKKKESNSVGVSSLSKRNTTISILIIGLLFFIFGFVSWVNAILIPYFKIACELTNFQSYLVTFAFYISYFVMSVPASFLLKRMGFKKGMMVGFWTMATGAFIFIPAASTRTYEVFLLGLFTLGAGLAILQTAANPYITILGPKERAAQRISIMGICNKAAGILAPIIFAAVILKATDTDLFAQLGTMSESQKDAALDELISRVILPYSVLGCVLLALGLMVRFSPLPEINTEEETAEVATANSGKTSIFQFPHLILGAISIFLHVGTQVIAIDTIIGYAGTMNIPLMEAKVFPSYTLFATICGYILGIICIPRFISQVNAFRVCTLLGTIFTLLVIFAKGQVSFLGHQADISIWFMVLLGLANSLVWAGIWPLALDGLGKFTKLGASIMIMGLCGNAIMPLFYGYFADLLNERAAYWVLFPCYLYLVFYAMYGHKIRRWSI